Part of the Halopenitus persicus genome is shown below.
TCTGGCCGGCGTCCGTGCCTTCGAGAACGTGCCGGACGACCGGAAGGACGAGGAGCTCGACGACGCGGTCGAGCGAACGCTCGAGGACGAGGGGGTCGGCATCATCGTGATGCACGAGGAGGACCTCTCGCACCTCTCACGCGGCGTTCGCGAGCGAGTCGAGGGAAGCATCGAGCCCGTTCTGGTCACGCTCGGCGCCTCGGGCGCCGGCGGGGGCGGGCTGCGCGACCAGATCAAGCGAGCCATCGGGATCGACCTGATGGAGGAGGACGACTAATATGAGCAAAGCAGAATCCACGGAGACCACCGACAACGGTGTCATCCAGAGCGTGAGCGGTCCGGTCGTGAGCGCCCGCGACCTCGACGCCCGCATGAACGACGTCGTCTACGTCGGCGACGAAGGACTCATGGGGGAAGTGATCGAGATCGAGGGCAACACCACGACCATTCAGGTGTACGAAGAGACCTCCGGGGTCGGCCCCGGCGAACCCGTTGAAAACACGGGCGAGCCGCTGTCGGTCGACCTGGGTCCGGGAATGCTCGACGCCATCTACGACGGCGTCCAGCGTCCCCTGGACGTACTGGAGGGGAAGATGGACAGTCCCTACCTCGACCGCGGGGTCGACGCCCCCGGCATCGACCTCGAGGACGAGTGGGAGTTCGAGCCGACCGTCGAGGCGGGCGACGAGGTCGCCCGGGGCGACGTCGTCGGCGTCGTCGAGGAGACGGTCACCATCGACCACAAGGTGATGGTGCCGCCGGACGCCCTCGAGGAGGGCGAAACCGCCGAGGTCGTCGCGGTCGAGTCCGGCTCCTTCGACGTGACC
Proteins encoded:
- a CDS encoding V-type ATP synthase subunit F, with the protein product MSQEIAVIGSPEFTTGFRLAGVRAFENVPDDRKDEELDDAVERTLEDEGVGIIVMHEEDLSHLSRGVRERVEGSIEPVLVTLGASGAGGGGLRDQIKRAIGIDLMEEDD